A genome region from Paludibacterium sp. B53371 includes the following:
- the trpS gene encoding tryptophan--tRNA ligase: METQENKPVTASDIILTGDRTTGPLHLGHYVGSLKNRVVLQEVCPQFLLLADAQALTDNMGNYVKVRDNVLQVALDYLAAGIDPAKSTIFIQSLVPELSELSSYYLNLVTVARLERNPTIKDEIKLRGFERDIPAGFLTYPAAQAADITAFKATVVPVGADQIPMIEQTNEIVRRFNNSVNDEILVECRALVPENGARLPGIDGKAKMSKSLGNALPLSASEDEIRQAVKMMFTDPNHLRVADPGQVEGNVVFTYLDVFDPDTAAVEELKAHYRRGGLGDMVIKRRLEEILQALLAPIRARREEFARDPAQVMAMLKEGTNKAREAAGRTLSEVKGAMGINYF, from the coding sequence ATGGAAACACAGGAAAACAAACCGGTTACGGCCTCGGACATTATTCTGACCGGTGACCGGACCACTGGCCCGCTGCACCTGGGCCACTATGTCGGCTCGCTGAAAAACCGTGTGGTGTTGCAGGAGGTCTGCCCGCAGTTCCTGCTGCTGGCCGATGCCCAGGCCCTGACCGACAACATGGGCAATTACGTCAAGGTGCGCGACAACGTGCTGCAGGTGGCGCTGGACTATCTGGCTGCCGGCATCGATCCGGCCAAGAGCACCATCTTCATCCAGAGCCTGGTGCCGGAACTGTCCGAGTTGTCTTCCTACTACCTCAACCTGGTGACCGTGGCACGGCTGGAACGCAACCCGACCATCAAGGACGAGATCAAGCTGCGCGGTTTCGAGCGCGACATCCCTGCCGGCTTCCTCACCTATCCGGCAGCGCAAGCGGCCGACATCACCGCCTTCAAGGCCACCGTGGTGCCGGTTGGTGCCGACCAGATCCCGATGATCGAACAGACCAATGAAATCGTACGTCGCTTCAACAACAGCGTGAATGACGAGATCCTGGTCGAATGCCGTGCCCTGGTGCCGGAAAACGGTGCACGTCTGCCGGGTATCGACGGCAAGGCCAAAATGTCCAAGTCGCTGGGCAATGCCCTGCCGCTGTCGGCCTCGGAAGACGAAATCCGCCAGGCCGTGAAGATGATGTTCACCGACCCGAATCACCTGCGCGTGGCCGACCCGGGTCAGGTGGAGGGCAATGTGGTCTTCACCTACCTGGATGTGTTCGATCCGGATACCGCTGCGGTGGAAGAGCTGAAAGCGCATTACCGCCGTGGCGGCCTGGGCGATATGGTGATCAAGCGTCGTCTGGAGGAAATCCTGCAGGCCCTGCTGGCGCCGATCCGTGCTCGCCGCGAAGAGTTCGCCCGTGATCCGGCGCAGGTCATGGCCATGCTGAAGGAAGGCACCAACAAGGCGCGCGAAGCGGCAGGCCGCACCCTGTCTGAAGTCAAGGGCGCCATGGGCATCAACTACTTCTGA